A window of Hymenobacter aerilatus contains these coding sequences:
- a CDS encoding PAS domain-containing protein — translation MDAAAHAATAHSADQENAQFLFLAEVIPQLVWITDPEGYHTYFNQHWIEFTGYDVQASKGTEMWNNLLHPDDRQRARDRWNHSLSTGDFYEIEYRFLSKQGGYRWFLGQALPQRDVSGAIVRWFGTCTDIQEQKEKEEQLRLREQELTTLANAIPQMAWMAEPSGHIFWHNERWYDYTGATLEQTQGQGWLEVVHPTYIKNITEHLTQAFATGEAWQDTYPIRNKEGDYRWFLARAVPLRDEDGKVLRWFGTNTDITEQKQLQEQLERSYSDLEAKITFRTLELEHQVQELRRRLGEA, via the coding sequence ATGGATGCTGCTGCTCATGCCGCCACTGCCCACTCAGCAGATCAGGAAAATGCACAATTTCTTTTCCTGGCTGAGGTAATCCCGCAACTTGTTTGGATTACTGATCCGGAGGGGTATCATACCTACTTCAATCAGCACTGGATTGAGTTTACGGGGTATGACGTGCAGGCCAGCAAGGGTACCGAAATGTGGAACAACCTGCTGCACCCCGACGACCGGCAGCGCGCCCGCGACCGATGGAACCACTCCCTAAGCACGGGCGACTTCTACGAGATTGAGTACCGGTTTTTGTCGAAGCAAGGGGGCTACCGCTGGTTTCTGGGCCAGGCCCTACCCCAGCGCGATGTCAGTGGCGCCATTGTACGCTGGTTCGGCACGTGCACGGATATTCAGGAACAGAAAGAAAAAGAAGAGCAACTCCGCCTGCGGGAGCAGGAACTAACGACGCTGGCCAATGCCATTCCACAGATGGCGTGGATGGCCGAGCCTAGTGGCCACATCTTCTGGCACAACGAGCGGTGGTACGACTATACGGGTGCTACCCTGGAGCAGACTCAAGGCCAGGGCTGGCTGGAAGTAGTGCACCCTACCTACATAAAGAATATCACCGAACACCTGACTCAGGCTTTTGCAACTGGAGAAGCTTGGCAGGATACCTATCCTATCCGGAACAAGGAGGGCGATTACCGCTGGTTTCTCGCACGGGCAGTGCCACTGCGCGACGAGGATGGCAAGGTGCTGCGCTGGTTTGGCACCAATACCGATATAACGGAACAAAAACAGCTGCAAGAGCAGCTGGAGCGTTCTTACTCCGATCTGGAAGCTAAAATTACCTTCCGTACGCTGGAGCTGGAACACCAGGTGCAGGAGCTACGCCGTCGGCTGGGCGAAGCGTAG
- a CDS encoding NAD(P)H-quinone oxidoreductase, producing the protein MQAIVITAAGGPETLQLQQVDTPTPAAHQVLVRVQAAGVNRPDVLIRQGKYAGTGDVAGMVPGLEIAGVVEQCGAAVTRWQPGDAVCALLPAGGYAEYAAVDAAHCLPVPVGWSPAEAASLPETVFTVWHNVFERGALQPDETLLVHGGSSGIGITAVQLAHALGSKVAATAGSAAKCAAVRELGADWAINYKEEDFEAVLREAGGVDVVLDMIGGDYTAKNLRLLRSDGRLVFINAMQGSRGEFNALEVMQRRLTITGSTLRPRSAEFKAHLAAAVERHVWPLLTAGQFRPVIYRTFALAEAQQAHELMESSEHIGKIVLIVD; encoded by the coding sequence ATGCAGGCTATTGTAATTACCGCCGCCGGCGGTCCGGAAACGCTACAACTACAGCAGGTTGACACGCCTACCCCTGCCGCGCACCAGGTGCTGGTGCGGGTGCAGGCCGCCGGCGTCAACCGTCCCGATGTGCTGATACGCCAGGGCAAATACGCCGGCACAGGCGACGTGGCGGGCATGGTGCCGGGACTGGAAATAGCGGGCGTGGTAGAGCAATGCGGTGCCGCCGTCACTCGCTGGCAGCCCGGCGACGCTGTGTGCGCCCTACTACCCGCGGGCGGCTACGCCGAGTATGCTGCGGTAGACGCTGCCCACTGTTTGCCCGTGCCGGTTGGCTGGAGTCCTGCTGAAGCCGCCTCCCTACCCGAAACCGTGTTTACGGTGTGGCACAACGTGTTTGAGCGCGGGGCACTGCAACCCGACGAAACGCTGCTGGTACACGGCGGTAGCAGCGGCATTGGCATCACGGCTGTGCAGCTGGCCCACGCCCTAGGAAGCAAGGTAGCCGCTACGGCGGGCAGTGCCGCCAAATGTGCGGCCGTACGCGAGCTGGGCGCCGATTGGGCCATCAATTACAAAGAAGAAGATTTTGAGGCGGTGCTGCGTGAGGCAGGTGGGGTAGATGTGGTGCTGGATATGATAGGCGGCGACTACACGGCCAAAAACCTACGCCTGCTCCGGTCTGATGGCCGCTTGGTATTCATCAACGCTATGCAGGGCTCGCGTGGCGAGTTCAACGCGTTGGAAGTGATGCAGCGTCGCCTTACTATCACGGGTAGTACGCTGCGGCCTCGCTCGGCGGAGTTCAAGGCCCACTTGGCAGCAGCTGTAGAGCGCCACGTGTGGCCCCTGCTGACGGCGGGGCAGTTTCGGCCGGTTATCTACCGGACGTTTGCGCTGGCGGAAGCGCAACAGGCGCACGAGCTGATGGAATCCAGCGAGCATATCGGCAAAATTGTGTTGATAGTAGATTGA
- a CDS encoding glycoside hydrolase family 97 protein produces MQHSTYSLLPARRVGQAIVWLALFLLGPAALAETVQSPNGQLTLDFSLQNGGVPTYRLTYKGRDVIKPSTLGLELKDAPSLTEGFAVATTKTVAIDQSWQPVWGEVKTIRNHYNELAVTLTQATTQRTMLVRFRVFDDGLGFRYEFPRQPNLGYFVVKEEKTQFALAGDHKAFWLPGDYDTQEYSTVTSKLSKVRGLMKAATTPNASQTPFSPTGVQTPLMLKSKDGLYINIHEAALVDYSCMSLELDDKDMILTSHLTPDAQGNKGYLQTPCLSPWRTVIVSDKAGDILESKLVLNLNEPTKFKDTSWIKPTKYVGVWWEMITGKSTWAYTNMDNIKLDSIDYSKVKPNGTHAANTAHVKEYIDFAAQHHLDAVLVEGWNTGWEDWFGKSKDYVFDFVTPYPDFDVEELHRYAKSKGVKIIMHHETSGSVRNYERHLESAFQFMNKHGYDAVKTGYVGDILPRGEYHYGQWTVNHYNYVLEKAAEHHIMVNGHEAVRPTGLSRTYPNLIGNEAARGTEYEAFGGNNADHTTILPFTRLIGGPMDYTPGIFQTKVSAYNPQNNSFVHSTLARQLALYVTMYSPLQMAADLPETYNKFLDAFQFIEDVAVDWDDSKVLEAEPGDYVTIARKAKGTSNWFVGSSCDENGRTSTIDFRFLDPGKKYTATIYADAKSAHYEKNPQAYQIRKMTVTSKTKLKQYCAPGGGYAISVMAGK; encoded by the coding sequence ATGCAACATTCCACTTACTCACTGCTCCCGGCTCGTCGGGTAGGGCAAGCTATTGTCTGGCTCGCGCTCTTTCTGCTGGGCCCCGCTGCCCTGGCCGAAACCGTACAATCGCCCAACGGCCAGCTCACCCTCGATTTCTCCCTGCAAAATGGAGGCGTGCCTACCTACCGCCTCACCTACAAGGGACGTGATGTCATCAAACCCAGTACGCTGGGGTTGGAACTAAAAGATGCACCGTCTCTGACCGAAGGTTTTGCCGTAGCCACCACCAAAACCGTCGCCATCGACCAGAGCTGGCAGCCGGTGTGGGGCGAGGTGAAAACCATTCGCAACCACTACAACGAGTTGGCCGTGACGCTCACGCAGGCCACTACCCAGCGCACGATGCTGGTACGCTTCCGGGTGTTTGATGATGGCCTGGGCTTTCGCTACGAGTTTCCGCGCCAGCCCAACCTGGGGTATTTTGTGGTGAAGGAGGAGAAAACGCAGTTTGCCCTGGCTGGTGACCACAAGGCCTTCTGGCTGCCCGGCGACTACGACACGCAGGAGTACAGCACCGTGACCTCTAAGCTCTCAAAGGTGCGCGGGCTAATGAAGGCGGCTACTACCCCTAACGCTTCGCAGACGCCGTTTTCGCCCACGGGGGTGCAAACGCCGCTCATGCTCAAGAGCAAAGACGGCCTGTACATCAACATCCACGAGGCGGCGTTGGTCGATTATTCGTGCATGTCGTTGGAGCTGGACGACAAGGACATGATTCTGACCTCGCACCTGACGCCCGACGCGCAGGGCAACAAAGGCTACCTGCAAACGCCTTGCCTCTCGCCCTGGCGCACGGTGATTGTAAGCGATAAAGCGGGTGATATTCTGGAATCCAAGCTGGTGCTGAACCTGAATGAGCCCACCAAGTTCAAGGATACGTCCTGGATCAAGCCCACCAAGTACGTGGGTGTGTGGTGGGAGATGATAACCGGCAAAAGTACCTGGGCCTACACCAACATGGACAACATCAAGCTCGATTCCATCGACTACAGCAAGGTGAAACCCAACGGCACGCACGCCGCCAACACTGCCCACGTGAAGGAGTACATCGACTTTGCTGCCCAACACCACCTCGACGCCGTGTTGGTAGAAGGCTGGAACACAGGCTGGGAAGACTGGTTTGGCAAGAGCAAAGATTACGTATTTGACTTCGTGACGCCCTACCCTGATTTTGATGTGGAGGAGCTGCACCGTTACGCCAAGAGCAAAGGCGTGAAGATCATCATGCACCACGAAACCAGCGGCTCGGTGCGCAACTACGAGCGTCACCTTGAGTCGGCTTTTCAGTTCATGAACAAGCACGGCTACGACGCGGTGAAAACCGGCTACGTGGGCGACATCCTGCCCCGCGGCGAATATCACTACGGGCAATGGACGGTGAACCACTACAACTATGTGCTGGAAAAAGCCGCCGAGCACCACATCATGGTCAACGGCCACGAGGCCGTGCGCCCGACCGGCCTATCCCGAACCTACCCCAACCTAATCGGCAACGAAGCGGCCCGCGGCACCGAGTACGAAGCCTTCGGTGGCAACAACGCCGACCACACCACCATTCTGCCCTTCACGCGCCTCATCGGTGGTCCGATGGACTACACGCCGGGTATCTTCCAGACCAAGGTAAGTGCCTATAATCCGCAGAACAACTCGTTTGTGCACAGCACGTTGGCCCGGCAGCTGGCCTTGTACGTAACTATGTACTCGCCCCTGCAAATGGCCGCCGACCTGCCCGAGACCTACAACAAATTCCTCGACGCCTTCCAGTTTATTGAAGACGTGGCCGTGGACTGGGACGACAGCAAGGTATTGGAGGCCGAGCCCGGCGACTACGTAACCATTGCCCGCAAAGCCAAAGGTACCAGCAACTGGTTTGTGGGTAGCTCGTGCGACGAAAACGGCCGCACCTCTACCATCGACTTCCGTTTCCTCGACCCTGGTAAGAAATACACCGCCACCATTTATGCCGACGCCAAGAGCGCACACTACGAGAAAAACCCGCAGGCCTACCAGATCCGCAAAATGACTGTCACCAGCAAAACCAAGCTGAAGCAATATTGCGCCCCTGGTGGCGGCTACGCTATCAGCGTAATGGCTGGGAAGTAG
- a CDS encoding lactonase family protein, whose translation MTFTSFSASRRQFLRTAGLGLAGLPFLSCAASLPGSSADEQLLYVGTNVGAEAESLFLYRLNSVTGALTRVRGYRAGANPTYLTLDKKRRYLYAVNETTEYEGQPSGGVSAFALPRRPTEGDLTLLSRQASRGGSPCYISLDAPEKLALVANYVGGNVAALPVQTNGGLGPATLFDQHQGKGPHPNQTTPHAHCFLPDPTGRFAFSVDLGTDTVYGYSLADARQGQLRPTVAFRTKPGTGPRHLIFTPDGRRAYLISELNSTMTALDYNAAQGTFQEIEVVSTLPADFTGESYCADLHLSPDGRFLYGSNRGHNSIVVFAVNQGTGRLTLVQHTSVLGNWPRQFTLTPDGRMLLVANQRSNNIVSFRIDQSTGRLTPTGQSAEVPTPMCLVMR comes from the coding sequence ATGACCTTTACTTCTTTCTCGGCCTCACGCCGCCAGTTTCTACGCACCGCCGGTCTGGGCCTGGCGGGCCTACCCTTCCTTTCGTGCGCGGCTTCCCTACCCGGCAGCAGTGCCGATGAGCAGTTGCTGTACGTGGGTACCAATGTGGGGGCCGAGGCCGAAAGCCTCTTTCTGTATCGACTGAATTCTGTTACCGGTGCCCTTACGCGCGTGCGTGGCTACCGAGCCGGCGCCAACCCTACCTACCTCACGCTGGATAAAAAGCGCCGCTACCTCTACGCCGTGAACGAAACCACCGAGTATGAGGGCCAGCCCAGCGGGGGCGTCAGCGCTTTTGCCCTACCCCGCCGCCCCACTGAGGGCGACCTGACGTTGCTCAGTCGGCAGGCCTCGCGGGGCGGATCGCCCTGCTACATCAGCCTCGATGCGCCCGAGAAGCTGGCGCTGGTGGCCAACTATGTGGGCGGCAACGTGGCTGCGTTGCCGGTGCAGACCAACGGCGGCCTGGGCCCGGCTACCCTCTTCGACCAGCACCAGGGCAAAGGGCCGCACCCCAACCAAACCACGCCCCACGCCCACTGCTTCCTCCCCGACCCAACCGGCCGCTTTGCTTTTTCCGTTGACCTAGGCACGGATACTGTGTATGGCTACTCCCTAGCCGATGCCCGCCAAGGACAGCTGCGGCCCACGGTGGCTTTTCGCACGAAGCCAGGCACCGGCCCGCGCCACCTGATCTTTACGCCCGATGGCCGCCGCGCCTACCTCATCAGCGAGCTAAACTCGACCATGACTGCGCTGGACTACAACGCAGCCCAGGGCACGTTTCAGGAAATAGAGGTAGTCTCCACGCTGCCAGCCGATTTTACCGGTGAGAGCTACTGCGCCGATTTGCACCTCTCGCCCGACGGCCGTTTCTTGTACGGCTCCAACCGCGGCCACAATAGCATCGTGGTCTTTGCCGTGAATCAAGGCACGGGCCGCCTCACCCTGGTGCAGCACACATCAGTGCTCGGCAACTGGCCCCGCCAATTCACTCTCACGCCCGACGGCCGGATGCTGCTGGTAGCCAACCAGCGCAGCAACAACATCGTCTCGTTCCGCATCGACCAGTCAACGGGCCGCCTCACGCCTACCGGGCAGTCGGCTGAGGTACCTACCCCTATGTGCTTGGTGATGCGGTAG
- a CDS encoding NAD-dependent epimerase/dehydratase family protein — MKTALVIGATGLVGDYLLRQLLSDDQYDKIHVFTRRSTGYSNPSKLEEHLVDFDRPAEWHDQLRGDVLFSSLGTTLKQAGSQQAQYKVDYTYQYEAAAAAARNGVPAYVLISSAGADPDAFVFYSRMKGELERDVEKLPFQRVRILQPGILAGPRSEARLGEKVGVVLSLLFSKLPGLHQYRPYHGRVVAQAMRAAAADTTPGIRISTLGQVFEEVGE, encoded by the coding sequence ATGAAAACTGCCTTAGTAATCGGCGCTACCGGCTTGGTGGGCGACTATCTGCTGCGCCAGCTGCTCTCCGACGACCAGTACGATAAAATCCATGTCTTCACGCGCCGCTCTACCGGCTACTCCAACCCGAGTAAACTGGAGGAGCACTTGGTCGACTTCGACCGCCCTGCCGAGTGGCACGATCAGCTGCGCGGCGACGTGCTGTTCTCTTCTCTAGGTACTACCCTGAAACAGGCCGGCAGCCAGCAGGCGCAGTACAAAGTAGACTATACCTATCAATACGAAGCCGCCGCCGCCGCGGCACGCAACGGTGTGCCCGCCTACGTGCTCATTTCTTCTGCCGGCGCCGATCCGGATGCGTTTGTGTTCTACTCCCGCATGAAGGGCGAGCTGGAGCGCGATGTGGAGAAGCTGCCGTTTCAGCGCGTGCGGATTTTGCAGCCGGGTATCCTGGCCGGGCCGCGTTCCGAAGCGCGCCTGGGCGAGAAGGTAGGAGTTGTATTATCGTTGCTATTCAGCAAGTTGCCGGGGCTGCACCAGTACCGACCCTACCATGGCCGGGTGGTAGCGCAGGCCATGCGCGCCGCCGCCGCCGACACTACCCCTGGTATCCGCATCAGCACGCTGGGGCAGGTGTTTGAGGAGGTAGGAGAGTAA
- a CDS encoding TlpA disulfide reductase family protein codes for MKLPKLLSTLFLLPALAGAQTVQSVKYADLAKRLAQPSDTTYVVNFWATWCAPCIKELPSFEQLNADYANKKVKVLLVSMDTPTLLDKKVVPFVQKRGLKSEVLLMNEPDPNAWLTKLDKKWSGAIPYTLIVNNKKNQRTTFEKELTQAELTAAVQKAL; via the coding sequence ATGAAACTCCCAAAACTTCTCAGCACTCTGTTTCTCCTCCCTGCCCTAGCCGGTGCTCAAACGGTACAATCTGTCAAATACGCCGACTTGGCAAAGCGCTTGGCCCAACCCAGCGACACTACCTATGTGGTGAACTTTTGGGCTACCTGGTGCGCGCCGTGCATCAAGGAGCTACCCAGCTTCGAGCAGCTGAACGCCGACTATGCCAATAAGAAAGTGAAAGTGCTGTTGGTAAGCATGGATACCCCTACCCTGCTCGACAAGAAGGTGGTGCCCTTTGTGCAGAAGCGTGGGCTAAAATCGGAGGTACTGCTGATGAACGAGCCGGACCCCAACGCCTGGCTGACGAAACTAGACAAGAAGTGGTCGGGTGCTATTCCGTATACGCTGATTGTCAACAACAAAAAGAACCAGCGCACCACGTTTGAGAAGGAATTGACCCAAGCCGAGTTGACGGCTGCCGTGCAGAAAGCGCTGTAG
- the ispG gene encoding (E)-4-hydroxy-3-methylbut-2-enyl-diphosphate synthase produces the protein MNKTYCPSLTEYKRRLSREVKIGDVPVGGLNPIRVQSMTTVDTMDTLGSVEQTLRMVEAGCEYVRITAPSVKEAQNLLEIKKELRKRGCNVPLIADIHFTPNAAELAARIVEKVRVNPGNYADKKKFDIIEYTDASYQAEVERIRERFRPLVQICKQYGTAMRIGTNHGSLSDRILSRYGDTPLGMVESALEFLRLCEEENYYDVVLSMKASNTQVMVQAYRLLVQKLDEEGLQPYPLHLGVTEAGEAEDGRIKSAVGIGTLLEDGLGDTVRVSLTEAPEAEAPVAKALIDRYTHRAEEARPIPAPCEVPIDPFQYYRRQTREVANLGSQNVPRVVVDFSRLPSVEYADLRAAGHLYSAFLDKFQMSDLGADYLYSGQRPVPFMLPNGLKEIVDYAAWLDAGRRHEHYPLLTPQEYAAAEFKHSALNFVQHELATLTPDALNQLRQDATAVIMLRTDNAHAMPEIRRVFFRLLNKEVNNPVIIQRQFPQLTPEQTQLYAATDVGGLLLDGLGDGVLLSTELLPERSKDEWLQTLDQLNQLSFGILQAARTRMSKTEYISCPSCGRTLFDLQETTAMIRKRTDHLKGVKIGIMGCIVNGPGEMADADYGYVGVGKGKIALYRGQEVIKKSVPEERAVDELIELMREDGRWIEPVLVEEPVGV, from the coding sequence ATGAACAAGACGTATTGCCCCAGCCTCACTGAGTATAAGCGCCGCCTCAGCCGCGAAGTCAAGATTGGCGATGTGCCAGTAGGGGGGCTGAATCCCATTCGGGTGCAGAGCATGACCACCGTAGACACCATGGATACCCTGGGGTCGGTGGAGCAAACCCTGCGCATGGTAGAGGCCGGCTGCGAGTATGTGCGCATCACGGCGCCCAGCGTGAAGGAGGCCCAAAACCTGCTGGAAATCAAGAAGGAACTGCGCAAGCGCGGCTGCAACGTGCCCCTCATTGCCGACATTCACTTCACGCCCAACGCCGCCGAGCTGGCTGCCCGCATCGTGGAGAAAGTGCGCGTGAACCCCGGCAACTACGCCGACAAGAAGAAATTCGACATCATCGAGTACACCGACGCCAGCTACCAGGCCGAGGTGGAGCGCATTCGGGAGCGGTTCCGGCCGCTGGTGCAGATCTGCAAGCAGTACGGCACCGCTATGCGCATCGGCACCAACCACGGCTCGTTATCTGACCGCATATTAAGCCGTTATGGCGACACGCCGCTGGGCATGGTAGAGTCGGCGCTGGAATTTTTGCGGCTCTGTGAGGAGGAAAACTACTACGACGTGGTGCTGTCGATGAAGGCCAGCAACACGCAGGTGATGGTACAGGCCTACCGCCTGCTGGTACAGAAGCTAGATGAGGAAGGCCTGCAGCCCTACCCTCTGCACTTGGGTGTAACCGAAGCCGGCGAGGCCGAAGACGGCCGCATCAAGAGCGCCGTGGGTATTGGCACGCTGCTGGAAGACGGCCTCGGCGACACCGTGCGCGTGTCGCTCACCGAAGCCCCCGAAGCCGAAGCGCCCGTGGCTAAAGCCCTAATTGACCGCTACACGCACCGCGCTGAGGAAGCCCGCCCGATTCCTGCCCCCTGCGAAGTTCCGATTGACCCTTTCCAGTATTATCGCCGACAGACTCGTGAAGTAGCCAACCTAGGTAGCCAGAACGTGCCCCGCGTGGTAGTGGACTTTTCGCGCCTACCCTCAGTAGAGTACGCAGACTTGCGTGCCGCTGGGCACCTGTATTCGGCCTTCCTCGACAAGTTCCAGATGAGTGACCTGGGCGCCGACTACCTCTACTCCGGTCAGCGTCCGGTGCCGTTTATGCTGCCCAACGGCCTGAAGGAAATCGTAGACTACGCAGCTTGGCTGGATGCGGGCCGTCGGCACGAGCACTACCCGCTGCTCACGCCTCAAGAGTACGCCGCCGCGGAGTTCAAGCACTCGGCGCTGAACTTCGTGCAGCACGAACTGGCTACCCTTACGCCCGACGCCCTGAACCAGTTGCGCCAAGATGCAACCGCCGTCATCATGCTGCGCACCGACAACGCCCACGCCATGCCGGAAATCCGCCGGGTGTTTTTCCGCCTGCTGAATAAGGAGGTGAACAACCCGGTGATTATTCAGCGTCAGTTTCCGCAGCTTACGCCCGAGCAAACCCAGCTCTACGCTGCCACCGACGTAGGCGGCCTGCTCCTCGACGGCCTCGGCGACGGGGTATTGCTCAGCACCGAGCTGCTACCCGAGCGCTCCAAAGACGAGTGGCTTCAGACCCTCGATCAGCTCAACCAGCTGAGCTTCGGCATCTTGCAGGCGGCCCGCACCCGCATGAGCAAGACGGAGTACATCAGCTGCCCCAGCTGCGGCCGCACCCTGTTCGACCTCCAGGAAACCACCGCCATGATTCGCAAGCGCACCGACCACCTCAAGGGCGTAAAAATCGGCATCATGGGCTGTATCGTGAACGGTCCCGGCGAAATGGCCGATGCCGACTACGGCTACGTGGGGGTAGGGAAAGGCAAAATCGCCCTCTACCGCGGCCAAGAAGTCATTAAGAAATCGGTGCCAGAAGAACGCGCCGTGGATGAGTTGATTGAACTCATGCGCGAAGATGGGCGCTGGATTGAGCCGGTATTGGTGGAGGAGCCGGTAGGGGTGTAG
- a CDS encoding epimerase: MKLRVILTGATGMVGEGVLIECLNHPEVEQVLSVSRRPSGVQHPKLREIVHNNFHDLTPIQDQLVGYNACFFCLGVSSVGMKEPEYRRLTYDLTLHFAQTLLPRNHNLTFCFISGVGTDSTLRSRQMWARVKGQTENDLLQLGFKGAYMFRPGFMRATPGQQRVKGYYTFIGRLYPVLRRLFPKYVSTMQEVGQAMIRVVQRGYPKHVLEVPDMVQLAKE, from the coding sequence ATGAAACTACGCGTCATCTTAACGGGCGCTACCGGCATGGTAGGCGAGGGCGTCCTGATTGAGTGTCTCAACCACCCAGAGGTAGAGCAGGTACTATCCGTTAGCCGCCGGCCCAGCGGCGTGCAACACCCCAAGCTGCGGGAAATTGTGCACAACAACTTCCACGACCTCACACCCATTCAGGACCAGCTGGTGGGCTACAACGCCTGCTTTTTCTGCCTGGGTGTGTCGTCGGTGGGGATGAAAGAACCGGAGTACCGTCGTCTTACGTACGACCTCACGCTGCACTTCGCCCAAACCTTGCTGCCCCGCAACCACAACCTGACGTTCTGCTTTATCTCCGGCGTCGGCACCGACAGCACCCTGCGCAGCCGGCAAATGTGGGCGCGGGTGAAGGGTCAAACCGAAAACGATCTGCTCCAGCTAGGCTTCAAAGGGGCCTATATGTTCCGGCCGGGATTTATGCGCGCCACACCGGGACAACAGCGGGTGAAGGGCTACTACACCTTCATCGGGAGGCTCTACCCCGTGCTGCGGCGGTTGTTCCCGAAGTATGTCTCAACCATGCAGGAGGTAGGGCAAGCCATGATTCGCGTGGTGCAGCGCGGCTACCCCAAGCACGTGCTTGAAGTGCCTGATATGGTGCAGCTGGCGAAGGAATAA
- a CDS encoding PQQ-dependent sugar dehydrogenase, with protein sequence MAVSASGLVGCSDDGNDLDTVIPENDKEPTTAQIQGFVFYPALTSATEMNVQQLKVPAGFAVNKFAEGVGKPRIMVVDDAGHVYVSDRASGTVTLLQDTNNDGKADVQKIVATIRQAHGLAIQGGKLYVMSVNELYSTDINMADGTLGRPQMLLNDLPDGGQHPNRTLAFGPDGKLYMSVGSTCNSCPEPNPENATMLVANADGSNRRIFARGLRNTIGFGWHPQTKEFWGMDHGIDWLGDDEQQEELNKITDGADYGWPYIYDAGKYNPGDRPAGTTYAEYAKRTTNPTLGYQAHSAPMAMVFYTGTQFPQEYQNDAFVAMRGSWNRSSPVGYKVVRVHFEDGKPTRFDDFLSGFLINGRNSHFGRLVGLVVNRDGSLLVSDDTNGVIYRVARQ encoded by the coding sequence ATGGCCGTTTCGGCAAGTGGTCTGGTAGGTTGTAGCGATGATGGCAACGACCTGGACACGGTGATACCGGAAAACGACAAAGAGCCTACTACCGCTCAAATTCAGGGCTTCGTGTTCTACCCGGCACTGACCTCGGCCACCGAAATGAACGTGCAGCAGCTGAAGGTACCCGCGGGCTTTGCGGTCAATAAGTTTGCCGAAGGCGTAGGCAAGCCGCGCATCATGGTGGTGGATGATGCCGGCCACGTGTACGTGTCGGACCGGGCCTCAGGCACCGTTACGCTCCTGCAAGACACCAACAACGACGGCAAGGCGGATGTGCAGAAGATAGTGGCGACCATCCGGCAAGCGCACGGCCTGGCTATACAGGGAGGCAAGCTCTATGTGATGTCGGTGAATGAGCTGTATTCCACTGATATTAACATGGCCGACGGCACGCTGGGTCGGCCCCAGATGCTGCTAAACGACCTACCCGACGGCGGCCAGCACCCCAACCGTACGCTGGCCTTTGGGCCCGATGGCAAGCTGTATATGTCGGTAGGGAGTACGTGTAACTCTTGCCCCGAGCCGAACCCCGAAAACGCTACCATGCTAGTAGCCAACGCCGATGGCTCGAACCGCCGCATCTTCGCCCGCGGCCTGCGCAACACTATTGGTTTTGGCTGGCACCCGCAAACCAAGGAGTTCTGGGGCATGGACCACGGCATCGACTGGCTGGGCGACGACGAGCAGCAAGAGGAGCTCAACAAGATTACCGATGGCGCCGACTACGGCTGGCCCTATATCTATGACGCTGGCAAATACAATCCCGGCGACCGGCCCGCCGGCACCACCTACGCCGAATACGCCAAGCGCACCACCAACCCTACCCTTGGCTACCAGGCCCACTCTGCCCCCATGGCCATGGTGTTCTACACCGGCACACAGTTTCCGCAGGAGTACCAGAATGATGCTTTCGTAGCCATGCGCGGCTCCTGGAACCGTAGCTCGCCGGTGGGCTACAAGGTGGTGCGGGTGCATTTTGAAGACGGGAAACCCACTCGTTTCGATGATTTCCTGTCTGGCTTCCTCATCAATGGCAGGAACTCCCATTTTGGCCGCTTGGTAGGACTAGTCGTGAACCGCGACGGTTCGCTACTGGTATCAGACGACACAAACGGGGTGATTTATCGGGTGGCGCGGCAGTAG
- a CDS encoding nuclear transport factor 2 family protein — protein sequence MKAFLPAFALLCANAPAIAQKSPTAETAAVQRTIHTFFEGMRKGDSALVRSTIAPGAVFHTISNRNGTTHVQPENPTDFLKAVGTPHQAVWDERITFDKVLIDANLASVWTPYEFYLGSTFSHCGYNSFQLVKLAGGWKIAHVIDTRRKEKCR from the coding sequence ATGAAAGCTTTCCTGCCCGCCTTTGCGCTTCTGTGCGCCAACGCCCCAGCTATAGCGCAAAAAAGCCCCACCGCCGAAACGGCCGCCGTGCAGCGCACTATCCACACGTTTTTTGAGGGCATGCGCAAAGGTGACAGCGCGCTGGTGCGCAGCACCATTGCACCTGGTGCCGTGTTCCACACCATCAGCAACCGCAACGGGACCACACACGTGCAACCCGAAAACCCTACGGACTTTCTGAAGGCGGTGGGTACCCCGCACCAAGCGGTGTGGGATGAGCGCATTACCTTCGACAAGGTCTTAATAGATGCCAATCTGGCGAGCGTGTGGACGCCCTACGAATTCTACCTGGGTAGCACCTTCAGCCACTGCGGCTACAACTCGTTTCAGCTGGTGAAGCTGGCCGGCGGCTGGAAAATTGCGCACGTCATTGACACGCGCCGGAAGGAGAAGTGCCGGTAG